In one Cronobacter dublinensis subsp. dublinensis LMG 23823 genomic region, the following are encoded:
- a CDS encoding iron-containing redox enzyme family protein, whose amino-acid sequence MFNLQRIEPAFTDDIYGFTQSLLAYINGDSADLPSMSMLHKIVQRAWHEHSAVDQKIAQHALFIIYQSVLSHPLSAPAAKQYDHVVLEIKNAIEQQWMENEFAGLEIPDDVNTSQHFGDYLKTVWHAHNASHHPLFEFLEKDASTQQLYYFFKSDSALNLIFFDLVAYTLIGSQPETRGTISENLWDEIGHGDNVFTHVNLYKDVLARQDITLPGNHYIDMYGTEALAGHNAFMLGCVNRKHYYKLLGVMAMTEVLDPPQYARLVNGCLRLGLIDRDVKYYTEHMTIDIKHGDDWLYNVIDVIANRDPATRKEFYLGSLLRLRTAERYYDQLMQKLLAL is encoded by the coding sequence ATGTTTAACCTGCAGAGAATCGAACCCGCTTTTACGGATGATATTTATGGTTTCACCCAAAGCCTGCTTGCCTATATAAACGGCGACAGCGCTGATTTACCTTCAATGAGCATGCTTCATAAGATTGTTCAGCGCGCCTGGCACGAGCACTCGGCGGTCGATCAGAAAATAGCGCAGCATGCTTTATTTATTATCTACCAGAGCGTACTGTCTCATCCTTTATCAGCGCCCGCAGCGAAACAATACGACCACGTCGTGCTGGAAATTAAAAACGCTATCGAACAGCAGTGGATGGAGAATGAATTCGCCGGGCTGGAAATCCCGGATGACGTCAATACCTCACAACATTTCGGCGATTATTTAAAAACGGTCTGGCACGCGCATAATGCATCACATCATCCTCTTTTCGAGTTTCTTGAAAAAGATGCCTCTACCCAACAGCTTTATTATTTTTTTAAAAGCGACAGCGCCCTGAACTTAATTTTCTTTGACCTGGTGGCTTATACCCTTATCGGCTCGCAGCCGGAAACGCGCGGCACCATCAGCGAAAACCTGTGGGATGAGATAGGCCACGGCGATAACGTCTTCACGCACGTCAATCTCTATAAGGATGTTCTGGCGCGCCAGGATATTACCCTGCCCGGCAATCACTATATCGATATGTACGGCACGGAAGCGCTGGCCGGTCATAACGCGTTTATGCTGGGCTGCGTTAACCGCAAGCACTACTACAAACTGCTTGGCGTGATGGCGATGACGGAGGTGTTAGACCCTCCCCAGTATGCCAGACTGGTGAATGGCTGCCTGCGCCTCGGGCTTATCGATCGTGATGTGAAATACTATACCGAGCACATGACTATCGATATTAAACACGGTGACGACTGGCTTTATAACGTGATTGATGTGATAGCCAATCGCGACCCGGCGACCCGCAAAGAGTTTTATCTGGGCAGCTTATTACGCCTGCGAACCGCCGAGCGCTATTACGATCAGCTGATGCAAAAATTGCTCGCGCTGTGA
- a CDS encoding multidrug ABC transporter permease/ATP-binding protein → MELLRLVWRQYRWPFSLVLLLSLASAALGIGLIAFINQRLIATADITVSVLPEFLGLLVLLMAITLGSQLALTTLGHHFVFRLRGEFIKRIMDTPVGQIDKLGSATLLAGLSSDVRNITVAFVRLPELVQGVILTLGSAAYLGWLSGKMLLVTALWIAVTLWTGYLLVQRVYKHLATLREVEDSLYDDFQTVLEGRKELALNRERAEYIFDKIYQPDAERYRQHIIRADTFHLSAVNWSNIMMLGVIGLVFWMANGLGWADTTVAATYSLALLFLRTPLLSAMGALPTLLSAQVAFNKLKQFQLAPYTPAFSRPARHPGWQTLELRDVTFTYHDGSFSVGPINLTIQRGELLFLIGGNGSGKSTLAMLLTGLYTPASGQILIDGKPLGADEMDAYRQHFSAVFTDVWLFDKLLGPGGEEADPALVETWLHRLKMDHKLTLENGKILNLKLSKGQKKRVALLLALAEGRDIILLDEWAADQDPHFRREFYQVLLPLMKEMGKTVFAISHDDHYFIHADRLLEMRQGVLSELTGDARELASRDVLARTGS, encoded by the coding sequence ATGGAACTTCTGCGCCTTGTCTGGCGCCAGTATCGCTGGCCATTTTCTCTGGTGCTCCTGCTGAGCCTCGCCAGCGCGGCGCTCGGCATCGGGCTTATCGCCTTTATTAATCAACGCCTGATTGCAACTGCCGATATCACGGTATCGGTACTGCCGGAGTTTCTCGGCCTGCTGGTGCTGCTGATGGCTATCACGCTCGGCTCCCAGCTGGCGCTCACCACGCTTGGCCACCACTTTGTGTTCCGGCTGCGGGGTGAATTTATTAAACGCATCATGGATACGCCGGTCGGGCAGATAGACAAGCTCGGCAGCGCCACGCTGCTGGCGGGGCTTTCCAGCGACGTGCGTAATATCACCGTCGCGTTCGTGCGCCTGCCGGAGCTGGTGCAGGGCGTGATTTTAACGCTCGGCAGCGCCGCGTACCTCGGCTGGCTGTCGGGGAAAATGCTCCTGGTGACCGCGCTGTGGATTGCCGTAACGCTCTGGACGGGCTACCTGCTGGTGCAGCGCGTCTATAAACATCTCGCCACGCTTCGCGAGGTGGAAGACAGCCTGTATGACGATTTCCAGACCGTGCTGGAAGGGCGCAAGGAGCTGGCGCTCAACCGCGAGCGCGCAGAATACATTTTCGACAAAATCTACCAGCCAGACGCCGAACGTTACCGCCAGCACATCATCCGCGCCGACACTTTCCACCTGAGCGCGGTTAACTGGTCGAATATCATGATGCTCGGCGTGATTGGCCTGGTGTTCTGGATGGCCAACGGCCTCGGCTGGGCCGATACCACGGTCGCGGCGACCTATTCGCTGGCGCTGTTGTTCCTGCGCACGCCGCTGCTCTCGGCGATGGGCGCGCTGCCGACGCTGCTCTCAGCCCAGGTGGCGTTTAATAAGCTCAAACAGTTCCAGCTCGCGCCTTACACCCCGGCGTTCAGCCGCCCTGCGCGCCACCCAGGCTGGCAGACGCTGGAGCTGCGTGACGTCACGTTCACCTACCACGACGGCAGCTTCAGCGTCGGGCCGATTAATCTGACTATTCAGCGCGGCGAACTGCTGTTCCTGATTGGCGGCAACGGCAGCGGCAAATCGACGCTCGCGATGCTGCTGACCGGCCTGTATACGCCGGCTTCGGGCCAAATTCTGATAGACGGCAAGCCGCTCGGCGCAGACGAGATGGACGCGTACCGTCAGCACTTCTCGGCGGTGTTTACCGACGTCTGGCTGTTCGACAAACTGCTCGGCCCCGGCGGCGAGGAGGCCGATCCGGCGCTTGTCGAGACCTGGCTGCACCGCCTGAAAATGGACCATAAGCTGACGCTTGAGAACGGCAAAATCCTTAACCTCAAGCTCTCAAAAGGGCAGAAAAAACGCGTGGCGCTGCTGCTGGCGCTGGCGGAAGGGCGCGACATCATTCTGCTCGACGAATGGGCCGCCGACCAGGACCCGCATTTTCGCCGCGAGTTTTATCAGGTGCTGCTGCCGCTGATGAAGGAGATGGGCAAAACCGTGTTCGCCATCAGCCATGACGATCACTACTTCATCCACGCCGATCGTCTGCTGGAGATGCGCCAGGGCGTGCTCTCGGAGCTCACGGGCGACGCGCGCGAGCTCGCGAGCCGCGACGTGCTGGCGCGCACCGGCAGCTGA
- the alkB gene encoding DNA oxidative demethylase AlkB, translated as MLDLFADTDPWEEPLADGAVVLRRFALASAPALMAGIETVASRSPFRHMVTPGGYTMSVAMTNCGDVGWSTNLKGYLYAPVDPQTGAPWPAMPDAFRALCDGAARAAGYPDFIPDACLINRYAPGAKLSLHQDKDEPDLRAPIVSVSLGLPAVFQFGGLKRNDPLKRLLLEHGDVVVWGGPSRLFYHGIQPLKPGQHPATGEYRYNLTFRQARK; from the coding sequence ATGCTCGATCTCTTTGCCGATACCGATCCCTGGGAGGAGCCGCTCGCCGACGGCGCGGTCGTACTGCGCCGCTTCGCGCTCGCCAGCGCGCCCGCGTTAATGGCGGGTATTGAAACGGTGGCTTCCCGCTCGCCGTTTCGCCATATGGTGACGCCCGGCGGCTATACCATGTCTGTTGCCATGACCAACTGCGGCGACGTGGGCTGGAGCACCAACCTTAAGGGGTATTTGTACGCGCCGGTCGATCCTCAAACCGGCGCGCCCTGGCCCGCCATGCCTGATGCCTTTCGCGCGCTGTGCGACGGCGCCGCGCGGGCGGCGGGCTACCCTGATTTCATTCCCGATGCCTGTCTTATCAACCGCTACGCGCCGGGCGCGAAGCTATCGCTGCATCAGGATAAAGACGAGCCCGATCTGCGCGCGCCGATTGTCTCGGTGTCGCTTGGTCTGCCCGCCGTGTTTCAGTTCGGCGGCCTGAAACGCAACGATCCGCTCAAGCGTCTGCTGCTGGAGCATGGCGACGTCGTCGTCTGGGGCGGGCCGTCGCGGCTGTTCTATCATGGCATCCAGCCGCTGAAGCCCGGCCAGCACCCGGCCACCGGGGAATATCGCTATAACCTGACCTTCCGCCAGGCGCGCAAATAA
- the norV gene encoding anaerobic nitric oxide reductase flavorubredoxin gives MNIQVKNTIFWVGQRDWEVRDFHGTEYKTLKGSSYNSYLIREEKNVLIDTVDHKFSRDFVNNLRSEIDLADIDYIIINHAEEDHAGALSELMNCIPDTPIYCTANGIDSINGHHHHPEWNFHVVKTGDTLDIGNGKKLIFVETPMLHWPDSMMTYMTGDAVLFSNDAFGQHYCDEHLFNDEVDQAELFEQCQRYYANILTPFSRLVTPKITEILGFNLPVEMIATSHGVVWRDNPTQIVELYLKWAADYQEDRITIFYDTMSNNTRLMADAIAQGIAEVDPRVAVKIFNVARSDKNEILTNVFRSKGVLVGTSTMNNVMMPKIAGLMEEMTGLRFRNKRASAFGSHGWSGGAVDRLSTRLQDAGFEMSLSLKAKWRPDLDALEACREHGRDIARAWALSPLPVATVTAPADDSGVAFQEPDEPVGQCMICTVCQWVYDPAQGEPNQDVAPGTPWDAVPESFLCPECGIGKSVFDVYEG, from the coding sequence ATGAACATTCAGGTAAAAAACACGATTTTTTGGGTGGGCCAGCGCGACTGGGAAGTGCGCGATTTTCACGGCACCGAATACAAAACCTTAAAAGGCAGTAGCTACAACAGCTACCTCATCCGCGAAGAGAAAAACGTGCTGATCGACACCGTCGACCACAAATTCAGCCGCGATTTCGTCAATAACCTGAGAAGCGAAATCGATCTCGCCGATATCGACTACATCATTATCAACCACGCCGAAGAAGATCACGCGGGCGCGCTCTCTGAGCTGATGAACTGCATCCCCGATACGCCGATTTACTGCACCGCGAACGGCATCGACTCCATCAACGGCCATCACCATCACCCGGAATGGAATTTCCACGTGGTGAAAACCGGCGACACGCTGGATATCGGCAACGGCAAAAAGCTGATATTCGTCGAGACCCCGATGCTGCACTGGCCGGACAGCATGATGACCTACATGACCGGCGACGCGGTGCTGTTCAGTAATGACGCCTTCGGCCAGCACTACTGCGACGAACATCTTTTCAACGACGAAGTGGACCAGGCCGAGCTGTTCGAGCAGTGCCAGCGCTACTACGCCAATATCCTGACGCCGTTCAGCCGTCTGGTGACGCCGAAAATCACCGAGATCCTCGGCTTTAACCTGCCGGTGGAGATGATTGCGACCTCTCATGGCGTGGTCTGGCGCGACAACCCGACGCAGATTGTCGAGCTGTACCTCAAATGGGCGGCGGATTATCAGGAAGATCGCATCACGATTTTCTACGACACCATGTCCAACAACACCCGCCTGATGGCCGATGCTATCGCCCAGGGCATCGCGGAAGTGGACCCGCGCGTGGCGGTGAAAATCTTTAACGTCGCCCGCAGCGATAAAAACGAAATCCTCACCAATGTGTTTCGCTCCAAAGGCGTGCTGGTCGGCACCTCAACCATGAACAATGTGATGATGCCGAAAATCGCAGGTCTGATGGAAGAGATGACGGGGCTGCGTTTTCGCAACAAGCGCGCCAGCGCGTTTGGCTCACACGGCTGGAGCGGCGGCGCGGTAGACCGTCTCTCCACTCGCTTACAGGACGCCGGGTTTGAGATGTCGCTAAGCCTGAAAGCCAAATGGCGACCGGACCTCGACGCGCTGGAAGCGTGCCGCGAGCATGGCCGCGACATCGCGCGCGCCTGGGCGCTCTCACCGCTGCCTGTCGCGACCGTGACCGCGCCCGCCGACGACAGCGGCGTGGCGTTTCAGGAACCCGACGAACCCGTAGGCCAATGCATGATCTGCACCGTCTGCCAGTGGGTATACGACCCGGCGCAAGGCGAGCCGAATCAGGATGTCGCGCCGGGCACGCCGTGGGATGCCGTGCCGGAAAGCTTCCTCTGCCCGGAATGCGGCATCGGCAAATCGGTTTTTGACGTGTACGAGGGCTGA
- the norW gene encoding NADH:flavorubredoxin reductase NorW, producing MTQDLIVIGSGFAARQLVRHLRQQDSTRAVRVIAADSGDDYNKPDLSHVFTNGQGADDLTRQPAGEWAEQNNILLHPFTQATAIDSAARTVVTTAGTFPWRQLVLATGAQAILPQVEGRELMFTLNSQQEYRRCEAALRDAKRVLLLGGGLIGTELAMDLNRAGKQVTLVDTRTSLLSSVLVPEISARLQTVLAQNGVALRLGTGLASLARHHDTLAATLTDGHLLCVDAVVCAIGLRPELTLAQSAGLVTRQGIVVDDRLATSHPDIYALGDCAEIRGRLLPFLQPAQLCAMTLARNLSGTAQNLTLPAMLVKVKTPLMPLHLAGDTANRELDWEIRVTPGGLVARGLDGQGSLRAFVVSEDRMKQAFGLLKELNASG from the coding sequence ATGACCCAGGATCTGATCGTTATCGGCTCGGGCTTTGCCGCCCGCCAACTGGTGCGCCACCTGCGCCAGCAGGACAGCACGCGCGCAGTCCGGGTTATCGCGGCGGACAGCGGCGATGATTACAACAAGCCCGATCTCAGCCATGTTTTCACCAACGGGCAGGGCGCGGACGATCTCACCCGTCAGCCCGCGGGGGAGTGGGCGGAGCAAAATAACATTCTGCTGCATCCGTTCACCCAGGCCACGGCGATCGACAGCGCCGCGCGCACCGTGGTGACAACTGCCGGAACCTTCCCCTGGCGACAGCTGGTGCTCGCCACCGGCGCGCAGGCGATACTACCGCAGGTCGAGGGCAGGGAACTGATGTTCACGCTCAACAGCCAGCAGGAATACCGGCGCTGCGAGGCGGCCTTGCGCGACGCGAAACGCGTGCTGCTGCTGGGCGGTGGGCTTATCGGCACTGAGCTTGCGATGGATCTCAACCGCGCCGGGAAACAGGTGACGCTGGTGGATACCCGTACGAGTCTGCTCTCGTCAGTACTGGTGCCGGAAATCAGCGCGCGCCTGCAAACGGTGCTGGCGCAAAACGGCGTAGCGCTGCGACTCGGCACGGGGCTTGCCTCGCTCGCGCGCCATCACGACACGCTGGCGGCGACCTTAACCGACGGGCACCTGCTGTGCGTGGATGCGGTGGTCTGCGCCATCGGGCTGCGCCCGGAACTGACGCTCGCGCAAAGCGCGGGTCTCGTCACCCGGCAGGGGATTGTGGTGGATGACCGCCTCGCCACCAGCCACCCGGATATCTACGCGCTCGGCGACTGTGCGGAGATCCGCGGACGACTGCTGCCGTTCTTACAGCCTGCGCAGCTTTGCGCCATGACGCTTGCCAGAAACCTCAGCGGCACGGCGCAAAACCTGACGCTGCCTGCGATGCTGGTGAAAGTGAAAACGCCGCTGATGCCGCTGCACCTGGCGGGCGACACCGCTAACCGCGAGCTGGACTGGGAGATACGCGTCACGCCCGGCGGCCTGGTCGCGCGTGGGCTGGACGGACAGGGCTCGCTGCGCGCGTTTGTGGTGAGCGAGGATCGTATGAAGCAGGCGTTTGGGCTGCTTAAAGAACTCAACGCGAGCGGCTGA
- a CDS encoding SulP family inorganic anion transporter, translating into MSDTQNTAQAIPELSVAHVLRTPRLLMRESLAGILTALALIPEVISFSVIAGVDPKVSLVASIVLCFSMSILGGRPAMVTAAAGSVALVIGPMVHQHGVGYILPALVLGGIIQILFGLFGLARMMRYIPRSVMTGFVNALGILIFMAQVPHVWGQSPMVWLLFAATLAIVLLLPRVTKSVPSPLVAIVAVTVIAWACGLMPPTVGDEGPMTPGLPGFNSLLVPLNLETLHIVWPCALSIAFVGLMESLLTARLVDDITDTPSSKRRECWGLGVANILSGFYGGIGGCAMIGQTVVNVELGRARSRFSTLAAALVLLLMVTGLSAVMAQIPMVVLAGIMMVVAAKTLNWHSIAPATLKRMPVSETLVMAVTVIATVWTGNLAIGVAGGVLFAMMLFARRVAHVVRAEREVIDNGAAVRYRVRGPLFFASSNDLYEHFRYAEDPARVIIDLTHAQIWDASTVAALDAIETHYQRYNAKVEIEGLDMRSHDFHQRLSGKL; encoded by the coding sequence ATGTCAGATACTCAAAACACAGCCCAGGCCATTCCTGAGCTCTCTGTCGCGCATGTGCTGCGCACGCCGCGCCTGCTGATGCGCGAATCGCTGGCGGGCATCCTGACCGCGCTGGCGCTGATCCCGGAGGTTATCTCCTTCTCGGTGATTGCGGGCGTCGACCCGAAAGTGAGCCTGGTGGCGTCGATTGTGCTGTGCTTCAGCATGTCGATTCTCGGCGGGCGCCCGGCTATGGTCACCGCCGCCGCAGGCTCGGTGGCGCTGGTCATCGGCCCGATGGTGCATCAGCACGGCGTCGGCTACATTCTGCCCGCGCTGGTGCTGGGCGGGATAATCCAAATCCTGTTCGGGCTGTTTGGCCTCGCACGCATGATGCGCTATATCCCGCGCTCAGTAATGACCGGCTTCGTTAACGCGCTCGGCATCCTGATATTTATGGCGCAGGTGCCGCACGTTTGGGGACAAAGCCCGATGGTCTGGTTGCTTTTCGCCGCCACGCTCGCCATCGTGCTGCTGCTGCCGCGCGTCACCAAAAGCGTGCCGTCGCCGCTGGTGGCCATTGTCGCGGTCACGGTCATCGCCTGGGCGTGTGGGCTGATGCCGCCGACCGTCGGCGATGAAGGCCCCATGACCCCAGGCCTGCCGGGCTTTAACTCGCTGCTGGTGCCGCTCAATCTGGAGACACTGCACATCGTCTGGCCATGCGCGCTGAGTATCGCGTTTGTCGGGCTGATGGAGTCGCTGCTGACCGCGCGTCTGGTCGATGACATCACGGATACCCCATCAAGCAAGCGCCGCGAATGCTGGGGGCTTGGCGTTGCCAATATTCTGAGCGGGTTTTATGGCGGCATTGGCGGCTGCGCGATGATCGGCCAGACGGTCGTGAACGTGGAGCTGGGCCGCGCCCGGTCGCGCTTTTCTACCCTCGCCGCCGCGCTGGTGCTGTTGCTGATGGTCACGGGGCTGAGCGCCGTGATGGCGCAAATTCCGATGGTGGTGCTGGCGGGCATTATGATGGTGGTCGCGGCGAAAACCCTGAACTGGCACAGCATCGCGCCGGCGACGCTCAAGCGGATGCCGGTGTCGGAGACACTGGTGATGGCGGTGACGGTTATCGCCACCGTCTGGACCGGCAACCTCGCCATTGGCGTTGCGGGCGGCGTACTGTTCGCGATGATGCTGTTCGCCCGCCGCGTCGCCCACGTGGTGCGCGCCGAGCGCGAGGTTATCGATAACGGCGCGGCGGTGCGCTACCGCGTGCGCGGCCCGCTGTTTTTCGCCAGCAGCAACGACCTCTACGAACATTTCCGCTATGCCGAAGACCCGGCGCGGGTGATCATCGATTTAACCCACGCGCAAATCTGGGACGCCTCGACCGTCGCAGCCCTGGATGCCATCGAAACGCATTACCAACGCTACAACGCGAAGGTGGAAATCGAAGGATTGGATATGCGCAGCCACGATTTCCATCAGCGGCTGAGCGGCAAGCTTTGA
- the norR gene encoding nitric oxide reductase transcriptional regulator NorR has product MTLSAHALAALAVDMQNGLPGRDRFNRMIASIHHLLRCDATALLRYEDRQFRPLATAGLAPDVMGRRFSLAAHPRLEAIARAGDVVRFPADSDLPDPYDGLIPERQELHVHACVGMPLFSGQTLIGALTLDGMRATQFDAYSDDELRGVASLAGSALHNALLMEQLEKTAAPFSRALENVQPDERLEMIGESAPMQQLKKEITLVAPSDLNVLVLGETGVGKELVARELHMQSARAASPLVYVNCAALPESVAESELFGHVKGAFTGAIHDRRGKFELADNGTLFLDEVGELPLTLQAKLLRALQYGDVQRVGEDKPLRVDVRIIAATNRDLREAVAQGGFRADLYHRLSVFPLHVPPLRERGEDILLLAGFFCEKCRVKFGLKRVALSPQASAWLLAQRWPGNIRELEHALYRAIIVAQAESRGPELRLLAHHFAPGDAAPAPVAAPQPAAPQIENLQHATRQFQRDYIQRALQVAGDNWAACARLLEMDPGNLHRLARKLGLK; this is encoded by the coding sequence ATGACGCTTTCCGCTCACGCGCTCGCCGCACTCGCCGTTGATATGCAAAACGGTCTGCCGGGGCGCGATCGTTTTAACCGCATGATTGCGAGTATCCATCACCTGCTGCGCTGCGACGCCACCGCCCTGCTGCGCTATGAAGACCGCCAGTTTCGCCCGCTGGCGACAGCGGGCCTCGCGCCGGACGTCATGGGCCGCCGCTTTAGCCTCGCCGCGCATCCGCGTCTTGAAGCCATCGCCCGCGCCGGCGATGTGGTGCGCTTTCCCGCCGACAGCGACCTGCCGGACCCTTACGACGGGCTGATCCCGGAGCGCCAGGAGCTGCACGTGCACGCCTGCGTGGGGATGCCGCTGTTCTCCGGGCAGACGCTTATCGGCGCGCTGACGCTCGACGGCATGCGCGCCACGCAGTTTGACGCCTACAGCGACGACGAACTGCGCGGCGTGGCAAGCCTTGCGGGCAGCGCGCTGCATAACGCGCTATTGATGGAGCAACTGGAGAAAACCGCCGCGCCGTTCAGCCGGGCGCTGGAGAACGTGCAGCCGGACGAGCGTCTGGAAATGATTGGCGAATCCGCGCCGATGCAGCAGCTGAAAAAAGAGATAACGCTGGTGGCGCCGTCGGATCTTAACGTGCTGGTACTTGGCGAAACCGGCGTCGGTAAAGAGCTGGTGGCGCGCGAGCTACACATGCAGTCCGCCCGCGCCGCAAGCCCGCTGGTCTACGTTAACTGCGCCGCCCTGCCGGAAAGCGTGGCGGAGAGCGAGCTGTTCGGCCATGTGAAAGGCGCGTTCACGGGCGCCATCCACGACCGGCGCGGCAAGTTTGAGCTCGCCGACAACGGCACGCTGTTTCTCGATGAAGTGGGCGAACTGCCGCTGACGCTCCAGGCGAAGCTGCTGCGCGCGCTGCAATATGGCGACGTGCAGCGCGTCGGCGAAGATAAACCACTGCGGGTGGATGTGCGCATCATCGCCGCCACCAACCGCGATTTGCGTGAAGCCGTCGCACAGGGTGGCTTTCGGGCCGATCTCTATCACCGCCTGAGCGTCTTTCCGCTGCATGTGCCGCCGCTTCGCGAGCGCGGCGAGGACATCCTGCTGCTGGCGGGCTTTTTCTGCGAAAAATGCCGCGTGAAATTTGGCCTCAAACGGGTCGCGCTGAGCCCGCAGGCGAGCGCCTGGCTGCTGGCGCAGCGCTGGCCAGGCAACATTCGCGAGCTGGAACATGCGCTCTACCGGGCGATTATCGTGGCACAGGCGGAGAGCCGTGGCCCGGAACTGCGGCTGCTGGCGCACCACTTCGCCCCCGGCGACGCTGCCCCCGCGCCTGTCGCGGCCCCGCAGCCTGCCGCGCCGCAGATAGAAAACCTCCAGCACGCCACGCGCCAGTTTCAGCGTGACTACATCCAGCGCGCGTTGCAGGTCGCCGGTGATAACTGGGCGGCCTGCGCCAGGCTTCTGGAAATGGACCCCGGCAACCTGCACCGGCTCGCGCGCAAGCTTGGCCTGAAATAA
- a CDS encoding KTSC domain-containing protein, with protein sequence MQRETVISRSLASVGYDWDSRVLEIAFHNGAVYHYQNVPEQVYLALGRALSKGRYFRKAIKDRFPYQRVE encoded by the coding sequence ATGCAACGCGAAACCGTCATCTCCCGCAGCCTGGCGTCGGTCGGGTATGACTGGGACAGCCGGGTGCTGGAAATCGCCTTTCATAACGGCGCGGTCTATCACTATCAGAACGTGCCGGAGCAGGTGTATCTCGCGCTGGGCCGCGCCCTGTCGAAGGGGCGTTATTTTCGCAAAGCCATCAAAGACCGCTTTCCTTACCAGCGCGTCGAATAA
- a CDS encoding DMT family transporter: MAYLLLALAAIFWGGNYVVGHILVQYVDPYGLSLIRWGATTALMLALYWRRFSVDFAALRKNLGINTLLSFLGQVSFPLSLYIGLQYTTSLNAAIYISSTPCLVLLINHFIFRERISARNIIGVIASTGGVLYLAFSSAGGSGNIKTFGLGDVLTIISALSWAFYCAFLRLKDKTVKNTSFVAFSSLVGTIILVPMFLLHATLAQDYRGVIYTLSPAVIAGILYLIIFPSWLSYVFWNKGVSLIGTTRSEIYTHLIPLSGGIMGIVFLGNELRSYHIITMVLIVFGIVCCSYRNEAKISPGVMER, translated from the coding sequence GTGGCCTATTTACTGCTCGCTCTCGCCGCCATTTTCTGGGGCGGAAATTATGTGGTGGGGCATATTCTGGTCCAGTATGTGGACCCTTACGGTTTAAGCCTTATTCGCTGGGGCGCGACCACCGCGTTAATGCTCGCGCTTTACTGGCGTCGGTTTTCAGTTGATTTCGCCGCGCTCAGGAAAAATCTCGGCATCAATACGCTGCTGTCCTTTCTGGGCCAGGTCAGCTTCCCGTTGAGCTTATATATCGGGCTTCAGTACACGACCTCCCTGAATGCCGCGATTTATATCTCCAGCACGCCGTGTCTTGTGCTGCTTATCAACCATTTTATTTTTCGCGAGCGCATTTCGGCGCGCAATATTATCGGCGTGATCGCCAGTACGGGCGGGGTGTTATATCTCGCGTTCTCCAGCGCAGGCGGCAGCGGCAATATCAAGACCTTTGGCTTAGGCGATGTGTTAACCATTATCTCCGCGCTGAGCTGGGCGTTTTACTGCGCGTTTTTACGCCTGAAAGACAAGACCGTGAAAAACACCTCGTTTGTCGCTTTCAGTTCGCTCGTCGGTACGATAATTCTGGTGCCGATGTTTCTTCTGCATGCCACTCTGGCACAGGATTATCGGGGCGTGATTTACACCCTTTCGCCTGCAGTTATTGCCGGTATTCTCTACCTGATTATTTTTCCGTCCTGGCTGTCGTATGTGTTCTGGAATAAAGGGGTGTCGCTGATTGGCACGACCCGCAGTGAAATCTACACCCATCTTATTCCCCTCTCCGGCGGCATCATGGGCATTGTGTTTTTAGGCAATGAACTCAGAAGCTATCACATCATCACCATGGTACTGATCGTCTTTGGCATCGTCTGCTGTTCGTATCGCAATGAAGCGAAAATCAGCCCCGGCGTGATGGAACGCTAA